The window ACGCGCAACGGCATGGAAGCGCTCGAACTGGCGCGCAAGCATCGGCCCGATCTGATATTGATGGACATCCAACTGCCGGAGGTCTCCGGTCTCGAAGTGACCAAATGGCTCAAGGAAGATGACGAGCTTCACGTCATTCCCGTCATTGCCGTAACCGCCTTCGCCATGAAGGGCGACGAGGAGCGAATTCGCCAGGGCGGCTGCGAAGCTTATGTATCAAAACCGATTTCCGTTCCCAAATTCATTGAAACGATCAAGACCTACCTGGGCGATGCCTGAACTGCCGGGAAACTGATATGACTGCGCGTATCCTCGTCGTCGATGACGTACCAGCCAATGTGAAGCTCCTCGAGGCGCGGCTGGTGGCTGAGTATTTTGACGTGCTGACCGCGGAAAACGGACCTTCCGCCCTGGCGATCTGCGAAACGACGCCGGTGGATCTCGTGCTGCTCGACATCATGATGCCCGGCATGGACGGCTTCGAGGTTTGCGAGAGGCTGAAGGCGAACAGCCGGACAGCGCATATTCCCGTGGTCATGGTGACGGCACTCGACCAGCCCTCCGACCGCGTCCGTGGGCTGAAGGCCGGCGCGGACGACTTTCTCACGAAACCCGTCAACGACCTGCAACTGATGTCGCGGGTAAAGAGTCTCGTACGCTTGAAGAACGTCAGCGACGAACTGCGCCTGAGGGCTCAGACCGCGCACACCATCGGTCTGCAGGAAATGCTGCGGCAGGACCGGCCGGACGAGCCCGGCTCCGTGCTCCTGGTCGACGGCCGTGCCTCGTCACAGGAGCGGCTGGTGCGGGCGTTGAAGCCGATTGCCAGGGTTTCGGTCATGGCCGAGCCGCAGACCGCCCTCTTCGAAGCCGCCGAGAACAACTTCGATCTCGTCATCGTCAATGCGAATTTCGATGCGTACGACCCGTTGCGTCTCTGCTCGCAACTGCGCTCTCTCGAGCGGACGCGTTTCATCCCGATCCTCCTGGTCGCGGATCAGGGTAATGACGAGATGATCGTCCGCGCACTCGAACTCGGGGTGACGGATTACATCATGCGTCCGGTCGATCCCAATGAGTTGCTCGCCCGTTGTCTGACACAGATTCGTCGCAAGCAATGCAATGATCGGCTGCGCGCCAGCGTGCAGCAGACGATCGAACTGGCGATCACGGACGATCTCACGGGTCTGCACAATCGCCGTTACCTTGATGGTCACCTGAAGCTGCTCCTGGATCGGGCAATGGCGCGCGGGCGGCCGCTATCGATCTGCATCACCGATATCGACCGCTTCAAACAGGTGAACGACACCTATGGCCACGACGCCGGCGACGAAGTCCTGCGCGAATTTGCCAATCGCGTGCGTGCGACCGTGCGCGGCGCAGATCTCGCATGCCGCTTCGGTGGGGAGGAATTCGTGATCGTAATGCCGGACACCACGCCAGAAATGGCCGCGGTCGTCGCCGAGCGGCTTCGACTGATGGTTGAAAGTCGTGGTTTCGAGATCGTGCGCGCGGACACTGTACTGAGCGTCACGGCATCGCTCGGCATTGCCAGCCTGCGACCGGAGGGCGATACGCCCGAAGCCTTGCTCAAGCGCGCCGATGTGGCGCTCTACGAAGCGAAGAACAATGGGCGAAACAGGGTCGTCGCCGCAGCAGCTTGAGTTTGATTGGGAAGGGTGCTGATGCTCGCAATAGCCTTTCCCTGCAGCACTGCGCGTCTAATCAGGCGCGTGCAATAGCCAGACGTCTGTAGGTGGGGCCTGAAACCTTCGTCCCCTGCTCTTGTCAACTGCCTCACAGGTTGTATTCTTCCGGCGTCACTGGTGCTGGGGCAAAGCATCTTTTATGGGCGGCCCGTTTGGATGCGTCCGAATACGGGACAGAAATTAACCAAACACCGAGCAAGCTTGTTTCGGTGATTAAGAATTCATTGATTTTTTTTTAGTTTCAGGCAATGCTCATAGGTAAGGAAGTGCCACTTCCATTACCAATTCGTTACCCCATGATGCTCAGGTCCGCCGCATCTCCTGGGTCGTGGGGTCGGTCGGCTGGTTTCCGGCGTCTGCGGATTCCTCGTGCCGCTGCTGGGACCAGCCGACCCCCTTTGAAAACGCCGCTTCGAAAGAAGTTGGCGTTCTTCATTGGATACGAACGGGGCGAGTTTACCGCCTGCCTTCCCGGATCGAAACCGTTTGAAGCGCCGACGCCGCGCTTCAGGACGTCATGGCCGCGCCTGTGTGTCCGAAAAGCCGCAGACGCCTATACAGAGCCGTGCGTTCTGCAGCGCGCGCAACGTGGCGTAGCGCTCCGGCCCGTTGCGAGTTTCCGAACGGTAGCGCCGCGCGTCCTATCAGGCGCGGCGCTGTAATCGATGCCGATTTGAGGAGACATACAGGTCGGAACCGAAGGGGCCGGCGCATGACAACCGGATTCACTTGCACAACTGCGCGAGAGGCGTCGCCAAAAAGAAAAAAGGCGCCGACCTTTCGGTCGGCGCCCTCTGATAAAGCAGCGAAGATCTTACTTGATCTTCGTTTCCTTGAATTCGACGTGCTTCTTGACGACCGGGTCGTATTTCGTCTTCGTCATCTTTTCCGTCATGGTGCGGCTGTTCTTGGTCGTGACGTAGAAGTAACCCGTGTCGGCCGTCGACAGCAGCTTGATCTTGATGGTGGTAGCTTTCGCCATGGTCGTCCTGCCTTTATAGAAAAATGAAAGCCGTGGACAACCGGTTGCGGGCCACGGTCAAGGTTGGCGCGAAACTACAAATCGCGCTCGAAAAGTCAAGGCCGTTTTGGGTTCAAAACGATGCGCACGATGGAAAGCACAACATAAAGCCCGAAGAAGGCGGCAATGGCCCAGGCAAAGCCGTTATTGCCGGTGACGTCCATGGCCGCTCCGATCGCCTGCGGCCCTGCGACGGTGCCGACGGCATAGGAGAAGACGAAGGCCGCGTTGGCTGCCGCGAGATCCGACCCCTGCAGGCGCGAGCCGAGATGGCTGAGGCCGACCGTATAGAGGCCGGAGACGCATCCACCCCAGAAGAGCAGGACCACCGCCATCAGGAACCAGCTTTCGATGAGCATGGGGAGGAATAGAGCGCCGATGAGGCCGATCACCGTCAGCGCAGACAGGATCGTGCGGCGGTCTCTAGCCATATCGGAGAGCATGCCGAGCGGGATCTGAAAGATGAAGTTGCCGACGCCCATGACGGTGAGCAGGAGCGCGGCCTGCGATTCGGTGAAGCCCGCGCGGGTCGCAAAGATCGGGAAAAGTGAGAGGCCGCCCGATTCGACCGCGCCGAATATAAAGACGGCCGCGGTCGCGGTCGGCACCAGGAAGACATAGCGCATGAAATGGCGCCCCGGCTTTTCGTCGATGACGGGGCTTTCGTTGCGAGCGATATAAATCGGTATCGCCGCAAGCAGAATGACGCCGGCGCCGACGGCGAA is drawn from Sinorhizobium sojae CCBAU 05684 and contains these coding sequences:
- a CDS encoding response regulator, with translation MPKQVMIVEDNELNMKLFRDLIEASGYTTIQTRNGMEALELARKHRPDLILMDIQLPEVSGLEVTKWLKEDDELHVIPVIAVTAFAMKGDEERIRQGGCEAYVSKPISVPKFIETIKTYLGDA
- a CDS encoding PleD family two-component system response regulator — protein: MTARILVVDDVPANVKLLEARLVAEYFDVLTAENGPSALAICETTPVDLVLLDIMMPGMDGFEVCERLKANSRTAHIPVVMVTALDQPSDRVRGLKAGADDFLTKPVNDLQLMSRVKSLVRLKNVSDELRLRAQTAHTIGLQEMLRQDRPDEPGSVLLVDGRASSQERLVRALKPIARVSVMAEPQTALFEAAENNFDLVIVNANFDAYDPLRLCSQLRSLERTRFIPILLVADQGNDEMIVRALELGVTDYIMRPVDPNELLARCLTQIRRKQCNDRLRASVQQTIELAITDDLTGLHNRRYLDGHLKLLLDRAMARGRPLSICITDIDRFKQVNDTYGHDAGDEVLREFANRVRATVRGADLACRFGGEEFVIVMPDTTPEMAAVVAERLRLMVESRGFEIVRADTVLSVTASLGIASLRPEGDTPEALLKRADVALYEAKNNGRNRVVAAAA
- the rpmG gene encoding 50S ribosomal protein L33; translated protein: MAKATTIKIKLLSTADTGYFYVTTKNSRTMTEKMTKTKYDPVVKKHVEFKETKIK
- a CDS encoding MFS transporter; the protein is MSKPLSGKRAPVDEIHWPSLIAAVASITSVGIAIGLGLPLLSIIMEKRGISPTLIGLNSAMAGLASMAAAPLTTKLAHRHGVAPTMLLAIVCSAASALGFFYITNFWLWFPLRIVFHGAITVLFVLSEFWINVTAPPNKRGFVLGIYGTVLSLGFASGPLLFSILGSEGILPFAVGAGVILLAAIPIYIARNESPVIDEKPGRHFMRYVFLVPTATAAVFIFGAVESGGLSLFPIFATRAGFTESQAALLLTVMGVGNFIFQIPLGMLSDMARDRRTILSALTVIGLIGALFLPMLIESWFLMAVVLLFWGGCVSGLYTVGLSHLGSRLQGSDLAAANAAFVFSYAVGTVAGPQAIGAAMDVTGNNGFAWAIAAFFGLYVVLSIVRIVLNPKRP